In one window of Helianthus annuus cultivar XRQ/B chromosome 17, HanXRQr2.0-SUNRISE, whole genome shotgun sequence DNA:
- the LOC110924351 gene encoding putative late blight resistance protein homolog R1A-10, which translates to MYYSAYNYPSNNNESRLLLTSRHKKVALHANPYGFIHHLRCLTDEESWELLRKKVFHGHDFPDSVTGPGMQIARNCRGLPLAVVVIAGVLAKEPVIKEAWERISQSGSSLIFKGHMETLALSLNHLPSHLRNCFLYLGGFPEDYRFHVARLIWLWIAEGFIQEFENQSLEETAKDYLMELVDRNLVVVHDRKFNRAIKTFSSMMF; encoded by the exons ATGTATTACAGCG CTTATAATTATCCGTCTAACAATAACGAAAGTCGACTTCTGCTCACCAGTCGCCACAAAAAAGTTGCTTTACATGCAAACCCATATGGTTTCATCCATCATTTAAGATGTTTGACAGATGAAGAAAGCTGGGAGTTGCTGCGAAAGAAGGTGTTCCATGGCCACGATTTCCCAGACTCGGTAACTGGACCTGGAATGCAAATTGCAAGAAACTGTCGTGGATTGCCACTTGCTGTGGTTGTCATAGCAGGAGTTCTAGCAAAAGAACCAGTAATCAAAGAAGCATGGGAAAGAATTTCCCAGAGTGGCAGTTCATTAATCTTCAAAGGGCACATGGAAACGCTGGCTTTGAGTTTGAACCATCTACCTTCTCACTTGAGAAACTGCTTTCTTTATCTAGGAGGCTTTCCAGAAGACTATAGGTTTCATGTAGCAAGGTTGATTTGGTTATGGATTGCTGAAGGATTTATACAAGAATTCGAAAACCAAAGCCTAGAGGAAACTGCAAAAGATTACCTGATGGAACTAGTCGACAGAAATCTTGTAGTTGTTCATGATAGAAAGTTCAACCGTGCCATCAAGACTTTCTCTTCCATGATGTTTTAA